The genomic interval TTGAAACGTAAAAAAGACGCACTACTGTGCGTCTCTACGATAAATTTCTTATCAAATATTTTTCTTAACAATTGTCGACGATGCTTGTGCCGTGCTCATTACAACCAAATCAGCAATATTAACGTGATACGGTCTTGAAATCACAAAATGAATAATATCGGCAATATCTTCTGCCTGCAACGGATCAAATCCTTTGTACACATTTGAAGCTCGTTCGACATCACCTTTAAAACGCACTTCACTAAATTCGGTAGCAACCATTCCGGGATGAATTCCGCCAACTCTAATTCCGTACGGATTCAAATCGATTCGCATTCCCTGTGTGATTGCATCCACTGCATGTTTTGAAGCGCAATATACATTTCCGTTCGGGTAAACTTCTTTTGCAGCTGTTGATCCAATATTAATAATATGTCCTGATTTTCTTTCGATCATTTTTGGCATTACCGCTTTAGAAACATACAAAAGACCTTTTACATTAATATCAATCATAGCATCCCAATCGTCAACATCTCCGTTCTGGATTGGATCTAAACCATGTGCATTTCCGGCATTATTAATTAAAACATCAATTGCCGAAAACTCCTCAGGCAAATTATTAATACTATCAAAAGCCGCATTTTTATCCCGAACATCAAAAGACAAAGAATGCACTTCTGTAAAAGCAGAAAGTTCTTTTTCCAATTCCGTTAAACGATCAATACGTCTTCCGCAAAGGACAACTTTATAGTTATTTTTAGCTAATATTTGTGCCGTTGCCTTTCCAATTCCGCTTGTAGCACCAGTTATTAATACAGTTTTTTTCATGATTTAAATTTCCTACTTTTAAGAGATAATCAAACTTTTTTCTTAAAATTCGATTAAAATTTCTACAAAATTACAGCATAAAGACACTAAATGATTTTTATTCTGCGTTATTAATTTACTAATTTAAAAGAAAGTCATGAAAAAAGTAAAACTTAATTTAGAAATACTTCTCCTGACATTGTTGTTTTGTTTATTTCTTACAAGTTGTAGCAGCAATAATGACAACAACGCTCAAACTTCAAAAGTTAGTGTAAGAATGAGTGATGCTCCAGGTGATTACGACCAAGTAAACGTTGAAGTATTAGACGTTAAGATTAAAAGCAATTTAGAAACCGGTGAGGATGGATGGGTCAGCATCGGAAATATAACTCCAGGTATATACAATTTGCTTCATTTAACTGGTGGTGTAAATGTTCTTTTGGCAGATAACCAGGTTCCTTCAGGGTTTTTAGGACAAATCAGATTGATTCTTGGCGAACACAATACAGTTGTTAAAAACGGTGTAACTTATCCTTTAAAAACACCAAGTGCTCAACAATCAGGTCTAAAACTAAACGTTAATCAAACATTGGTATCAGGTGTAACTTATGATTTTTTATTAGATTTTGATGTAGAACATTCTGTTGTTGTTCAGGCTGGTAGTTCTGGTAATTACAACTTACATCCTGTAATCAGAGTTTCTACAACTGCTACATCCGGAGCAATTAAAGGAATTGTAACCCCAATTACTGTTCAGTCTTTGGTATCAGTTCAAGTTGCTGGTGTAACAGTATCAGCTTATACAAATGAGTTGGGTGCTTTTCAACTAAACGGTATTCCCGCAGGAACTTATACCGTAACTATCACACCAGATCCAACTTCGGCATTGCCGCCTTTAGTGGTTCCTAATATTGTGGTGGTTAACGGACAAATTACAAATATGAACACTCTGGCTTTATAATAAATAATTTAAGCATAAAAAAACAGCTATACCTCAATTAAGTATAGCTGTTATTTTGTCTATAAACTTTTACCAATTAAGGCACATCGTCACCCATACTTTCTGTCCAGATGGCAAACCAGTCTTCTTTGTCCATTTCAAGTTCAACGGCTTTCATCAGCGATTGAATTCTGGCAATATTTACTGTTCCTGCAATCGGAATTACTCCTGCAGGATGTTTCAAAATCCACGCTAGTAAAAGTGTGTCAGAACCAAAACCATATTTTTGAACCAAATCAGCAAACAGTTTTTTCAAACGACGTGTTTTTTTAGTGTCCTCTCTAAAAACTGTTCCAAGCGGATTCCATGACAACGGACGAATTCCGTACGTTTGCATATAATCTAAACTTCCATCAGTCATTGCTTCAAAATGAGTAGCCGAAAATTGCACCTGATTATAACTTATTTCTGTTTTCTGGCGAATTAATTCGCTTTGAGAACTTGTAAAATTAGAAAGACCAAAATCAATAATTTTTCCTTCTGATTTTAATTTCTCCACCGCTTCAGCAATTTCATCTGCCTGCATCAACGGGCTTGGTCTGTGCAATAAAAAAACATCAACATAATCTGTTTTTAGTTTCTTTAAAGATTCTTCAACAGACCAAATAATATATTCTTTAGAATAATCGTAGTGTTTAATTTTGTTGTTTCGGCTTTCAGCAATCATCTGAATTCCGCATTTAGTAATTAATTGTAATTTTTCGCGCGCAATTTTGCTGGCATGAAATGCTTTTCCAAAATCTGCTTCTGTTGTATAGGCCCCGTAAATGTCCGCATGGTCAAAAGTTGTAATTTTGTTTTCGATACAAATCTGTATCATGTTTTCCATTTCCTTAAGCGTAAGGTTTTTATCCCAAACACCCCAATTCATAGTGCCCGAAATTATAGGCGATAATGCTGTTTTACTCATGGTTTTATTGCGTTATTTTTGGTAATAAATATGCTTTTCTGAAGCATAATCATCAAAGTTCTTAAAAATATAAAAATAGATTCACAATTAGTCCTTAAAATTAGGTCTTTGGTCGAAGTTTTAACCATTCTTTAACATCTTACTTCTCAAAAAATATTCAATTTGCACTCTCAAAAGTAAGGCATAAAAATCAACGTTTTAAAAAGGTTTTAAAAATATTTATATGGAAGAAAATACAACGACTTTAGACATTAGAGCGATAAATGAGAAAATTGAAAGAGAAAGTGCTTTTATAGACCTTCTTACAATGGAGATGAACAAAGTTATTGTGGGCCAGAAACATATGGTCGAACGTTTACTAATTGGACTTTTAGGACAAGGGCATATTTTGCTTGAAGGTGTTCCCGGATTGGCAAAAACTTTAGCGATAAATACTTTGTCACAAGCGGTTCAGGGTTCATTCAGTCGTATTCAGTTTACTCCCGACTTATTACCTGCCGATGTTGTTGGAACGATGATTTATAACATCAAAGCAAACGAGTTCTCAATTAAAAAAGGGCCAATCTTCGCTAATTTCGTCCTTGCAGATGAGATTAACCGTGCTCCGGCAAAGGTTCAGTCAGCACTTTTGGAGGCGATGCAGGAAAAACAAGTAACTATTGGCGACACAACTTTCAAACTTGATCGTCCGTTTTTAGTACTTGCAACACAAAATCCAATTGAGCAAGAAGGAACATACGCTCTTCCAGAAGCGCAAGTTGACCGTTTTATGCTTAAAACCGTAATTGATTACCCAAAAATTGACGAAGAGCGTTTTGTAATTCGTCAAAACTTAAAAGGATCTTACGAAAAAGTAAATCCAGTAGTTTCTGTAGAGCAAATTTTACGCGCACAAGAAGCTGTCCGTGAAGTCTACATGGACGAAAAAATCGAAAAATACATTCTAGATATCATCTTTGCTACTCGTTATCCGGAGAAGTACAAACTTGCAGACTTAAAACCTCTTATTAGTTTTGGAGCATCACCACGTGGAAGTATCAATTTAGCTAATGCAGCAAAATGTTACGCTTTTATTAAACGTCGTGGATATGTAATTCCAGAAGACGTTCGTGCAGTTGTACATGATGTTCTACGTCACAGAGTTGGGATAACATATGAGGCTGAAGCCGAAAATATTACTTCTGTAGACATTATCAACAAAATCGTAAATGAGATTGAAGTACCTTAAAAATAGTTTTCAGTTTTCAGTCACAGTAAACACTTTATTAAGTAAACTGCGACTGAAAACTGCGACTGAAAACTAAAGAAATGGATACAAAAGAGCTTTTAAAAAAAGTACGAAAGATTGAAATCAAAACCAAAAGATTGAGCAATCATATCTTTTCGGGAGAATACCACTCTTCATTTAAGGGGCGCGGGATGACTTTTAGCGAAGTACGTCAATACCAGTATGGCGATGATATTCGTAACATCGATTGGAATGTAACTGCACGCTACAACGAAGCCCATGTAAAAGTTTTTGAAGAAGAACGAGAACTAACCATGATGTTAATGGTAGATATTTCTGGTTCAGAAGGTTTTGGTTCAAAAAGTCAGTTTAAAAAAGACATCGTCACCGAAATTGCGGCAACGATGGCTTTTTCGGCTACACAAAATAATGACAAAATTGGTTTAATATTGTTTTCTGACCATGTAGAGTTGTATATTCCGCCAAAAAAAGGTCGTTCACACGTTTTGAGAGTTATTCGTGAATTAATCGAATTTGAACCAAAAAGCCATAAAACAGATATCGCACAAGCTCTGAAATTTCTATCCGGAACTCAGAAAAAGAAAGCCATTGTTTTTATGATTTCCGATTTCATGTCTGAAGATTATGAGCACACTTTAAAAATCGCGTCTAAAAAACATGATATTACAGGAGTTCGTGTCTATGATATTCGTGAAGAAAAAATTCCAAATTTAGGAATGGTATCCATGCTTGACGCTGAAACCGGAAAAATTCAGTTGGTTGATACAGGCTCGAAAACAGTACGCATGAATTACGAAAAACACTATCAGGAAAAAGTAAATTATTTCAAAGATATTTTTAGTAAATCTGGTGCAGGTGTTGTAAACACAAGAGTTGACGAAAATTACGTAACTAAACTATTAGGTTATTTCAAATCTAGATAATTTAGATTATTAGACTTCTTAGATTGTTAGAATATTAGATTTTTAACAAGATTGAAGAATAAAAATATCAAAAAAAATCCGCTTAGATCCGCGTCATCCGCGTGCCATATTAAGCATTCATTTTAGACTAAAATCTGAAATCAAAAATCAAATGAAATTAAAGTTTTACATATTTTTATTTTTACTTTCCTCAGTTATTTTTGCCCAGCAAAAACAAGTTGAGACGAGCATCGATACTACAAAAAATAAAATTGGAGCCGAATTTAAGTTAACGCTTAAAACGGTTGTCAGTTCAAAATCGAAAGTTGTTTTTCCAAAGCTAAAAACCATTGGCCCGCTTGAAGTAATTCAATCATATCCAATTGATACCGTAAAGAAAAACGACACTTACGAACTAATCAAAAAATATGGCTTAACGCAATTTGATTCCGGAAAATATACCATTCCGGCCATTAAGATTTTAATTGACAAAAAACCTTATTTAACAGATTCTATTCATGTTGAAGTTGCTAGTGTAAAAGTCGACACTTTACAACAAAAAATGTACGACATCAAAGACATTACCGCTGCTGACAGCGGAATAGGAAATTGGTGGATTTATCTTTTGATTTTCATCGTTATCCTTGCAATTGGAGCGTTTGTATATTGGTTTGTTAAAAAACGCCAACAGAAAAAAATTGAAGAAGAAGTTTATAAAACTCCTATCGAAAAAGCGACAAGTTTACTAAACAATCTGGAGCAAAAAGAACTTGTTCAAAAAGGTGAAATTAAAGAATACTATAGTGAATTAACGGATATCGCCCGTAACTATATTGAAGAAGCAATTCATATTCCGGCAATGGAAAGTACAACATCTGAATTGATTCAGGCAATCAGAACAGCTTCTACCAAAAAGAAAATGACACTGACTCCGGAAACTGTTGAGAATCTTGAGCGCGTTTTACGTCAGGCCGATTTAGTAAAATTTGCGAAATCAAAGCCTCTTGATTTTGAAATTACGGAAGATAGAAATAAAATTCAAAGAGTAATTCTTACACTTGATAATGCGATCCCGACTGAAGTTGAGAATGAAGAAGAAGACCAATTATTAAACGAAGCTCAGAGACAGAAACAAATAAAACTACAGTTACTTAAAAAACGTAACAAACGTATTGCAATTGCCGTAGGAACTGTTGTGTTTTTAGTATTTGCAACTACAACATTCTTTATTGTTACCAAAGGTTTCACTTATGTGAAGGATAATCTTATCGGACATCCGTCTAAAGAATTATTAGAAGGAGAATGGGTAAAGAGCGCCTACGGAAATCCTGCTGTTCTTATTGAAACTCCAAAAGTTTTAAAACGAATGGATACTCAAAAAGTATTACCAAAAGAAGCAATGGCACTAATTAAAGAGATGCAGCTTTTTGCTTACGGAAGTATGATTGATAACTTTTATGTAGCAGTTTCAACCAGTAAATTCAAAAACCCGGTAGATCTTGATTTAGCAAAAGCTCTGGAAGGATCTCTAAAAATAATTGAATCTCAGGGAGGACAAAATATTATTGTAAAACAAGAAGATTTCCAGACAAATCAAGGCATTCAGGGATTAAAAGGATACGGAACAATGACAGTCTTAAATCCAGTTGATAAAACAAGTTCAAAAGCATATTATGAAATTTTGCTTTTCAAACAAGATCAGGGATTACAACAAATCGTGATTTTACATCAGGAAGGCGACACCTACGCTAATGATATTACAGAGCGAATTTTAAATTCTGTTGAACTTCAAAAAGCAAGCAACTAATGGATAAGATAACTTTTTTAAACCCAGAATTTTTTTGGTTATTTCTATTGATTCCAATTGCAATTGCTTGGTTCTTTTGGAAACGAAATCAACAATCGCCTACTTTAAAAATGAGTTCGACGCAAGGTTTCAAAAACAGCGAATCGCTATTGACAAAATTAAAACCTTGTTTATACGTTTTTAGAATTATTGCCCTATGTTCTTTAATTATTGCTTTGGCAAGACCAAGAACGGTTGATATTAGTAGTCAGACTAAAACCACAAAAGGAATTGATATTGTTCTTGCGATTGACGTTTCAGGAAGTATGTTGGCAAAAGATTTAAAGCCTAACCGTATGGAAGCTTTAAAAAGAGTAGCTTCAGACTTTGTTGGAGAAAGGCCTAATGACAGAGTCGGATTGGTTTTATACGCTTCAGAAGCTTATACTAAAACTCCAGTTACAAGTGATAAAGCAATTATTCTTGAAGCGATAAAAGGAATTAAATACGATACGGTTTTACAAGACGGAACCGGAATTGGAATGGGTTTGGCAACTGCTGTAAATCGTCTTAAAGACAGTAAAGCAAAAAGCCGGGTAATTATTTTAATGACAGATGGTGTAAATAATGCCGGTTTTATCGAGCCGGAAACTGCATCAGACATTGCTAAACAATACGGAATAAAAGTATACACGATTGGAATTGGTACCAACGGAATGGCCGAATCTCCATACGCTTACGCTCCAAATGGAGGATTTTTATATAAAATGCAAAAAGTAGAAATCGACGAGCAATTAATGAAAAGTATTGCCCGCAAAACTGATGGAACTTACTTTAGAGCTACAAGCAATGACAGATTAGCCCAAATATATAATGCAATCAATAAATTAGAAACTACTGAAATTCAAGAATTAAAATTCTATGATTATGACGAAAAATTCAGAGGTTTTGTTTTACTGGCAGCCTTTTTATTATTGTTAGAAGTAGGTTTAAGAAATACGGTTTATAGAAGCTTTATTTAAATATTTTAGTCTCAGTCTCAGTACTCAGTAAATCACTGAAAACTGTGACCGAAAACTGAAAACTAGAATTAAAAAATGGAATTAGACGAAAAAAAATATTTATATCTTTTATTATTGCTCCCAATTGTGGTGTGTATTTTCCTTTTCAATATGTATTGGAAAAGAAAAAAACAGCGCGAATTTGGTGATCTTGAAATGGTAAAAAGACTGAGTCCGGAGCGATCTGTTTTTAAACCTGTATTAAAATTATCAGTTATTCTTTTGGCACTTGCCTGTTTAATTATCGGATTGGTGAATCCAAAGATTGGAACAAAAATGGAAACGGTAAAACGCGAAGGAATTGATATTGTTTTTGCGGTTGACGTTTCTAAAAGTATGCTTGCCGAAGATGTTGCGCCAAGTCGTTTAGAAAAAAGTAAACAACTGGTTTCACAAATCATCAGTAATTTAGGAAATGACAGAATAGGAATTGTAGCCTATGCGGGAAGTGCTTTCCCGGTTCTGCCAATTACATCTGATTATAGTGTTGCCAAAATGTTCCTGCAAAGTATGACTCCTGATATGGTTTCATCACAAGGAACTTCACTTGATGAAGCAATTAGATTATCATCAACTTATTTTGACGAAAAGAGTAAAACAAGTAAACTTTTGATTCTGATTTCTGACGGAGAAGACCACTCTGAAGGAGCTGCTGCAGCTGCAGAAGAAGCCAATAAAATGGGAATGAAAATCATTACGATTGGTGTTGGAACTGAAAAAGGAAGTACAATTCCGTTAAAAGAAAATGGCGTAGTCAAAAGCTACCAACAAGATCAAAACGGACAAACTGTTATTACAAAACTAAACCAGGAAGGTTTAAAAACCATTGCAAAAGCCACAAAAGGCGGTTATGTATATGGCGGAAATACGAAGGAAGTTTTAGAATATATCAAAAACGCCTTAAACAACATTCAGAAAACAGAATTTGAAGCTACTCAAATGGCCGATTTTCAATCGCAATATCAATGGTTTATTGGCTTTGCTTTCTTGTTATTGTTTATTGATATTTTCCTTTTAGAAAGAAAAACAAATTGGATAAAAGAGTTGAATTTATTTAACGAAAAGAAACATTAAAGTTAGCCGCTAATTACACAAATAAAACGATTTAAACTCTATTCGTAAAATTCAAACACAAAGAATTAATTAGCGATAATTAGTGCAATTCGTGGCGAATAAAAAACATAAAAAATTAGAATGAAAAATTTACTTCTTTATATTTTACTAACGTTTTCTTTAGCAGTTTCTGCTCAGGAAAAAGACAAGACATTGCCTGATGCCAATGAAGAATATAAGCAGAATAAATTTGTTGATGCTGAAGCAAATTATAGAATTTCAGAATCAAAATTTCCAAAACGCGCCGCTGCTCCTTATAATTTAGGAAATACCATTTATAAACAAAATCTCGTTTCAGAAGCTAAATTTGCTTACGCGAAAGCAATAAAAAATGCCAAGACAAGACCTGAAAAACATAAAGCATTTCACAATTTAGGAAATGTTTTCATGAAAGAGAAAGATTATACGCAGGCAGTTGAAGCTTATAAAGAAGCATTACGTAATGATCCAACAGATGATGAAACACGTTACAACTATGCCTTGGCAAAACAAAAATTAAAAGAAAATCCTCCTAAAAACGACAAGAACAAAGACAAAAATAAAGATAAGGACAAGGATAAAAACAAAGATAAGAACAAAGACAAGGATAAAAATAAAGACAAGGACAAAGACAAAAAAGACGACAAGGGCGACAAAGACAAGGATAAAAAAGATGGTAAAAGTGATCCAAAGAAAGATGACAAATCAGACAATAAAGGAGAGCCAAAACCACAGCCTGGCGGAATCTCTAAAGAACGAGTTCAGAATTTATTAGATGCTGTAAACAACGAAGAAAAGAAAATTCAGGATAAAGTAAACGCTCAAAAAGTAAAAGGATCTCCTAAAAAAACCGAAAAAGACTGGTAGAATTTTGGATTAATCGTTTAACTGTTTATTTGTTGACTCAAAAAAACAGTAATCAAAAAACGATTAAACAAATGCACGATTAAACAGTTAAACAGACAATGAAAAAATATTTAATTCTATTACTATTCACTTTTCAAGGGCTTCTGGCTCAAGTTCAATTTGAAGCCAGAGTAAGTAAAAACACGCTTGGACTGAACGAAAGATTACGCGTTGACTTTATGATGAATGTTGATGGAGACAACTTTGACCAACCTGCATTTGAAGGTTTTAGAATCGTA from uncultured Flavobacterium sp. carries:
- a CDS encoding SDR family NAD(P)-dependent oxidoreductase; protein product: MKKTVLITGATSGIGKATAQILAKNNYKVVLCGRRIDRLTELEKELSAFTEVHSLSFDVRDKNAAFDSINNLPEEFSAIDVLINNAGNAHGLDPIQNGDVDDWDAMIDINVKGLLYVSKAVMPKMIERKSGHIINIGSTAAKEVYPNGNVYCASKHAVDAITQGMRIDLNPYGIRVGGIHPGMVATEFSEVRFKGDVERASNVYKGFDPLQAEDIADIIHFVISRPYHVNIADLVVMSTAQASSTIVKKNI
- a CDS encoding DUF4382 domain-containing protein; translation: MKKVKLNLEILLLTLLFCLFLTSCSSNNDNNAQTSKVSVRMSDAPGDYDQVNVEVLDVKIKSNLETGEDGWVSIGNITPGIYNLLHLTGGVNVLLADNQVPSGFLGQIRLILGEHNTVVKNGVTYPLKTPSAQQSGLKLNVNQTLVSGVTYDFLLDFDVEHSVVVQAGSSGNYNLHPVIRVSTTATSGAIKGIVTPITVQSLVSVQVAGVTVSAYTNELGAFQLNGIPAGTYTVTITPDPTSALPPLVVPNIVVVNGQITNMNTLAL
- a CDS encoding aldo/keto reductase, with translation MSKTALSPIISGTMNWGVWDKNLTLKEMENMIQICIENKITTFDHADIYGAYTTEADFGKAFHASKIAREKLQLITKCGIQMIAESRNNKIKHYDYSKEYIIWSVEESLKKLKTDYVDVFLLHRPSPLMQADEIAEAVEKLKSEGKIIDFGLSNFTSSQSELIRQKTEISYNQVQFSATHFEAMTDGSLDYMQTYGIRPLSWNPLGTVFREDTKKTRRLKKLFADLVQKYGFGSDTLLLAWILKHPAGVIPIAGTVNIARIQSLMKAVELEMDKEDWFAIWTESMGDDVP
- a CDS encoding MoxR family ATPase translates to MEENTTTLDIRAINEKIERESAFIDLLTMEMNKVIVGQKHMVERLLIGLLGQGHILLEGVPGLAKTLAINTLSQAVQGSFSRIQFTPDLLPADVVGTMIYNIKANEFSIKKGPIFANFVLADEINRAPAKVQSALLEAMQEKQVTIGDTTFKLDRPFLVLATQNPIEQEGTYALPEAQVDRFMLKTVIDYPKIDEERFVIRQNLKGSYEKVNPVVSVEQILRAQEAVREVYMDEKIEKYILDIIFATRYPEKYKLADLKPLISFGASPRGSINLANAAKCYAFIKRRGYVIPEDVRAVVHDVLRHRVGITYEAEAENITSVDIINKIVNEIEVP
- a CDS encoding DUF58 domain-containing protein, translating into MDTKELLKKVRKIEIKTKRLSNHIFSGEYHSSFKGRGMTFSEVRQYQYGDDIRNIDWNVTARYNEAHVKVFEEERELTMMLMVDISGSEGFGSKSQFKKDIVTEIAATMAFSATQNNDKIGLILFSDHVELYIPPKKGRSHVLRVIRELIEFEPKSHKTDIAQALKFLSGTQKKKAIVFMISDFMSEDYEHTLKIASKKHDITGVRVYDIREEKIPNLGMVSMLDAETGKIQLVDTGSKTVRMNYEKHYQEKVNYFKDIFSKSGAGVVNTRVDENYVTKLLGYFKSR
- a CDS encoding VWA domain-containing protein, with product MDKITFLNPEFFWLFLLIPIAIAWFFWKRNQQSPTLKMSSTQGFKNSESLLTKLKPCLYVFRIIALCSLIIALARPRTVDISSQTKTTKGIDIVLAIDVSGSMLAKDLKPNRMEALKRVASDFVGERPNDRVGLVLYASEAYTKTPVTSDKAIILEAIKGIKYDTVLQDGTGIGMGLATAVNRLKDSKAKSRVIILMTDGVNNAGFIEPETASDIAKQYGIKVYTIGIGTNGMAESPYAYAPNGGFLYKMQKVEIDEQLMKSIARKTDGTYFRATSNDRLAQIYNAINKLETTEIQELKFYDYDEKFRGFVLLAAFLLLLEVGLRNTVYRSFI
- a CDS encoding VWA domain-containing protein, with product MELDEKKYLYLLLLLPIVVCIFLFNMYWKRKKQREFGDLEMVKRLSPERSVFKPVLKLSVILLALACLIIGLVNPKIGTKMETVKREGIDIVFAVDVSKSMLAEDVAPSRLEKSKQLVSQIISNLGNDRIGIVAYAGSAFPVLPITSDYSVAKMFLQSMTPDMVSSQGTSLDEAIRLSSTYFDEKSKTSKLLILISDGEDHSEGAAAAAEEANKMGMKIITIGVGTEKGSTIPLKENGVVKSYQQDQNGQTVITKLNQEGLKTIAKATKGGYVYGGNTKEVLEYIKNALNNIQKTEFEATQMADFQSQYQWFIGFAFLLLFIDIFLLERKTNWIKELNLFNEKKH
- a CDS encoding tetratricopeptide repeat protein translates to MKNLLLYILLTFSLAVSAQEKDKTLPDANEEYKQNKFVDAEANYRISESKFPKRAAAPYNLGNTIYKQNLVSEAKFAYAKAIKNAKTRPEKHKAFHNLGNVFMKEKDYTQAVEAYKEALRNDPTDDETRYNYALAKQKLKENPPKNDKNKDKNKDKDKDKNKDKNKDKDKNKDKDKDKKDDKGDKDKDKKDGKSDPKKDDKSDNKGEPKPQPGGISKERVQNLLDAVNNEEKKIQDKVNAQKVKGSPKKTEKDW